The Longimicrobium sp. genome includes the window CCTTCGCGGTCCGCGGCGCCAGCTTCGACGTGGTGCACACGCAGGCCGCGGGCGATGCCGAGCGTGCGGCGCGGGAGGCGGCGAGCCACGGCTACCGCGCGGTGGTGGCCGTGGGCGGCGACGGGACCGTGGCCGAGGTGATCACCGGGCTGGCGGGAACGTCCGTGCCGCTGGGGATCATCCCCAAGGGCACGGCCAACCAGGTGGCGTGCAACCTGGGCATCCCCGGCGACATCGAGGGGGCCGTGGACGTGGCGGTGAACGGCGTGGTGGCGCCCATCGACCTGGGACAGCTGGGCGACGGGCGCTACTTCGCCCTCGCGGCCGGCGCGGGGTGGGACGCGGCCG containing:
- a CDS encoding diacylglycerol/lipid kinase family protein; amino-acid sequence: MTDQPIRHTESPPAIVPGSRTMIVINPAAGQLDTERALRLLAGAFAVRGASFDVVHTQAAGDAERAAREAASHGYRAVVAVGGDGTVAEVITGLAGTSVPLGIIPKGTANQVACNLGIPGDIEGAVDVAVNGVVAPIDLGQLGDGRYFALAAGAGWDAAVISAATRELKDRWGFGAYVFAALKAGITPPVARYRITADGV